TGATTTATATCAAGAGGAATCATTTCATTCCATAAGAAATTTGTATCCATAAAATATTTAACCATGAATACAGAAATAGTTACTTCCATAAATATTAACGCTACTCCAGAAAAAATCTGGAAAACCCTTTTAGATTTTGATGCATACCCTCAATGGAATCCTTTTATTTCTTCAATATCTGGAGTTGCCGAGATTGGAAACACACTAGAAGTTCAAATAGAGTCAATGAAATTTAAACCAGTTGTATTAGAATCGATACCTAGCACTGAGTTAAGGTGGATTGGAAAATTATTATTTAAAGGATTATTTGATGGAGAACATAGATTCTTTTTAAAAGACAATAAAGATGGTTCTACAACTTTTACTCAAAGTGAAAAATTTAAAGGAGTATTAGTTCCTCTTTTTTCAAAAAAAATAAATACTGAAATTAAAAATGGTTTTATCAATATGAATAAATCCTTGAAGAATACTGTAGAAGAATTGAATTTTTAATCAAACTTAATTGCTCTTGATGGTTGTATTTTAGAAATAATCATAGATGGTAGCAATAACATTACTAAACACAAAAACAATGTTCCTAAATTTAATAAAAAGAGATACAAGAAATTGAATTCTACAGGAACTGTAGATACATTATATGTTTGTGGATCTAAACTTATTAACTTAAAGTATTTTTGAACAAATAATAATACAAAAGCTATTAAATTTCC
This genomic stretch from Tenacibaculum jejuense harbors:
- a CDS encoding SRPBCC domain-containing protein, with product MNTEIVTSININATPEKIWKTLLDFDAYPQWNPFISSISGVAEIGNTLEVQIESMKFKPVVLESIPSTELRWIGKLLFKGLFDGEHRFFLKDNKDGSTTFTQSEKFKGVLVPLFSKKINTEIKNGFINMNKSLKNTVEELNF